One Euphorbia lathyris chromosome 1, ddEupLath1.1, whole genome shotgun sequence DNA segment encodes these proteins:
- the LOC136210543 gene encoding L-lactate dehydrogenase B-like: MHKTPSGSSLGPDGLDLSRIFFKPILEAPLPSPAKRQTKISVIGVGNVGMAVAQTILTQDLTDELALVDCQSDKLRGEMLDLQHAAAFLPRTKITASVDYSSTAGSDLCIVTAGARQIPGESRLNLLQRNVSLFRNIIPSIAEYSPDCVLMIVSNPVDVLTYIAWKLSGFPSNRVIGSGTNLDSSRFRFLIADHLDVNAQDVQAYIVGEHGDSSVALWSSISVGGVPILSFLDKQEIPYEKETLENIHKAVVESAYEVISLKGYTSWAIGYSAANLARSLLRDQRKIHPVSVLAKGFYGIDGGDVFLSLPALLGRGGVLGVTNVHLTEEEADRLRESAKTLIEVQSQLGI; encoded by the exons ATGCACAAGACTCCTTCAGGTTCCTCACTCGGCCCCGATGGCTTGGACCTTTCCCGGATCTTTTTCAAGCCTATCCTTGAAGCTCCTCTGCCTTCCCCTGCCAAACGCCAAACCAAAATCTCCGTTATCGGCGTTGGAAATGTCGGTATGGCCGTTGCCCAAACTATCCTCACCCAGGACTTAACCGACGAGCTCGCTCTCGTCGATTGCCAATCCGACAAGCTCCGTGGCGAGATGCTTGACCTTCAACATGCCGCTGCTTTCCTCCCTCGCACCAAAATCACGGCTTCTGTTGATTATTCCAGCACCGCCGGATCAGATCTCTGTATCGTCACTGCTGGAGCTCGCCAGATCCCAGGAGAGTCTAGACTGAACCTACTTCAGAGGAATGTTTCCCTGTTTCGGAATATTATTCCCTCCATTGCTGAGTATTCGCCGGATTGTGTTTTGATGATTGTTTCGAATCCTGTTGATGTTTTGACATATATCGCGTGGAAACTCTCTGGTTTTCCTTCGAATCGGGTTATTGGATCGGGCACTAACTTGGATAGTTCAAGGTTTCGGTTCTTGATCGCTGATCATCTCGACGTCAATGCTCAGGATGTACAG GCCTACATAGTTGGTGAGCATGGTGATAGCTCAGTGGCTCTATGGTCAAGCATAAGTGTTGGTGGAGTGCCAATTTTGAGCTTCTTAGACAAACAAGAAATCCCTTACGAGAAAGAGACTCTAGAGAACATTCACAAAGCAGTAGTGGAGAGTGCATATGAAGTGATTAGTCTAAAGGGATACACATCTTGGGCAATTGGGTATTCTGCAGCTAATTTGGCTCGTTCTTTACTTAGAGACCAGAGGAAAATCCACCCTGTTTCAGTCCTTGCCAAAGGTTTCTATGGCATAGACGGAGGTGATGTGTTCTTGAGCTTGCCGGCTTTACTGGGTAGAGGCGGAGTCTTAGGGGTTACCAATGTGCATCTGACGGAGGAAGAAGCTGACCGGCTGAGAGAGTCGGCCAAGACTCTAATTGAGGTGCAGAGCCAATTGGGAATTTGA